Below is a genomic region from Erigeron canadensis isolate Cc75 chromosome 7, C_canadensis_v1, whole genome shotgun sequence.
GTCTTTGCGACTCTAAGCATCGCGGTCGACGCCACTTCCCTAAAATCGCCACCATTAAAAACCGACAcactcttttctttctcaacAAACCCGGATATGATCTTTCTTACACTTTCCAAATCAAACAACCTTTCCCCATCAAAAGTGTATGACAACACAAGCAAATCATCAACTGTAACATGTTCCAACATCCCGGATATCCGTTTTTCTAGTTGCTTCTTGCAAACATcgtcattttctaaaaaaatcgCGGTTCTTAAGAGACAACATAAGAAGCTAATAGGAAATGAGGCCCGGTGGTTTTCTACTGGGAGTAAGGCAACTATTGAGTTTAGAAGTTGTTTTTGTTGGTTTCGGGTTGTGCTGGAGATTGAAATTGAGGCTTTTATGCCACTACCAGAATGGTCACGGACTAAATCGGGTAAAGAACGTTCGGTGTAGGTTATGATCGCGCTAGCGAGTGTAAGTGTTTTCGCGCCTCGTGCTTTCATTGAGGCGATTATTTTTTCGAAGAAGGTTATGTGGACGATTGACAACTCGTCTGTCCACCAGTTTGGGGGTGACCGGCTTGGAAAATTCGCTTCGTTACATGCctgcaaatcaaaatattttattaagttatcgTGTCCATGATCTACCATTAGAGAAAAGACTCGCATACAAAAAATCGAACCCAAAACATGTGAGAAAGTTGCGTATCGAGCTGATTTGGGAATTTTTTATCCGCCACTAGTGGTTATTTTGGACTATAAACTCTAATTAAAAAGTTCTCGccattcaaaatttaaaaatatttttttattctaagTGAGTAATTAAGCGCGGATTAAAAGTTTTACCTTCGCGCTCGCAACTTCAACACATCGTTGAACGATATTAATGTGTTCAGCAATGGGAAGAAGATCTTCACACGATTTCAACACAACAACAGCCCCAGAAAGGCTTGTTAACGCTACTTGAACAAGAAAATCGTCGGTTCGGCCAGCAAGGTTGCCATCACAATATTGATCAGTCATATCAAGATACTCGGCAGCACAACGAAGTGCTGCCACGTTATGTACCGTTATTTCGAAATTTATTCCATAACAAAACTTTGCGGCTTTCTCAAATATTTCAGCTCCTCCCGGGATATTTGATAGGTCTAGTCTTCCCATATCGGCTTCTTTTGATTCGAGTATTAATCGTCTTATGTAGTTGCTCTTTGCTACTAACATGAACTGTTACATCATAtcattatatgtaattaattcAGTAATTGTAAGTTATAGCAATATATGGCTACCCAAAAAGTAtctataaaactctatatttctGGTAGTGTAAAATGTTTTCCCCAAATCTAAGATCCTGACTTCGTCACTACATATAAAGTTACAAATGAACATGTTACATTTCTAATGTTTGTTTCTTTGTTAGTTTTATCAAAATTTTGCTAACCATAGCACTTAAGTTCATAATTAACAAGCaaaaaagtattaattataCATGTATTAAGGTTGCGTATATACCTTGTGAAGAGGGAACTTTGCTTCACCAACTTGAATAAGAATATCAGTTGGGATATCTTGAGAGAATACCCTAAAGATTGAagcaaaaaaatatatgattattaGTATGAAAAttattagaagaagaagatagtAATTAGTGTTTAGTTATCGTGGGTGTTACCATTGGCCAGTTCTCTCCATTGCAAGAGAAACTCTATTGGTGTGTGCAGCCATGGGCTTAAAGATATAATTGGGAAGAtaaggtgatgatgatgatatatgtgttatatgtgGTTATATAATGGAATAGTCATACATGTTGCCTTTTTTTAATCCACTTTTAATTGGGTTTTTTGTTTGGACATTAACAAGAAAATTATAATTACTTTGTGGTCACTTTTTTAGCCACATCTCAATATTCAACTTTATGATTAAACAAAAGTAAAACCATTACAAAATGATATCATATTGTAGTTGTGGAGTGAGCCGGATTAAGTAACTTTTTACTGGCCGTGTGAAATTTTTTATAACTtgtatacaagtatacaacattGTGTTTTAGCCATTTTGATAGGATTGGATGTTATTATCATTGTTGTGTTTGGTAAAAATTTACGATTTTACTCGTAGTTTTTAAAACAAATGATATATTCCTGTCATTGCTACCACTTTCTGACCTGTCTTTCTGTCATTCTGTGACTTTAGAGTTATCACACTTGGCCCATGTAGATCTAGCTTGAAACAAGCAAAGATTGGActgtatttgtttttattgttagGTAAAATGTCTTTTTGGGTCACTACTCACTATGTACTATGTAAAGTTATACATTGTGCAATGAACTCaacttttgaactttttcatTCATTGATCTTTCTTCTCTTTGTTGTCATTCCTATCAATTTAATTAATCTATCACTGCTTAATTGATATAACACGTAATATAAGTAGAATGATGGTAGACTTATCAAAAATTGTGATAAATTCCCAAATTAATTAGGTAATACTCATCAATCTTTATTGACAAAACAAGAAATATAAACGAAATTGGATTTGTACAAGATTTATCAGCTACACTAGATGATCATATGCTACTTAATTTCTatgttatacgagtaatatCAGAAATTATAATCAATGTCAATGTTTAGACTTTATTCAACGAAATAACATAGTCGTAGATTCGGTAATCAACCGATATTGATACCTTACCCGGCTAACCATGATTTTCGACACGTCTAAAGTTCATGAAATAAGAGTTTATAGTTGCTAGTTTTGTATTAAATTTGGTACACTGTACAATGTACATGACAGACTTTTTGTATTCATCTATGCACTTGCCAATTTGAAGTTGGGAATTGGGAACATTTTGGTTGAAAGTAATATCAAGTGCCAATGACTTTGAGCAAACCATGTGACAGCGGTCGGGATTTCTATCCACCACACAAAATATGTGGCTAAAGCCACCTCCAAATTTGATTCAAATCTTGGCCATATCATAGTACAAGTCACTTGGACCCCATTAATGTTGCCTTTTATCGCATATAATTATTTGTAAATTACATAGTTAGGGCCCAACATGATATCCAATTATAGCTAATGATAGTTTCACACGTGGATCATTGCCATATCTAATCTGATAttagataatatattttaatatttttatctaGTAACTacaatatattctttttgaGAAGGAATTGACATAGATGATAGATAgcatcgttttttttttttaattatattatcattatatatacggtataatttttcaaaatacaaatcaatatcatgtatatataaccTATATTACTTCAGTTGTAGGAACTAGGAAGAGTAATAATCCTATATACAACTTCTACATTATACACCAATGTATGCATCACACGTCTATACACTTGTATAATGTGTATTTGTATTTGACTTTTAGaatatttattgattgaagTTTCACTTGTTGTCACACTATCACATGTATCAATTTActccataatcaagcaactagtATATTTGTTGACCATAGAAGGTATCACTTTAGCAAAACTTGTAATAAGTCAACATTTTAAAGGGATAAGATTCAAGATACAACTCTATACATGAAATGCATTGTGTACAAACAAGTTTACCTATTTTGAAAAACGATAAAACAATttaatccaaaaacaaaaagtcaTTGTTGGGTGTTTGTTAATTAACTGATCAAAGaaataaatacatttatttGTGGTGGGGGTGTATTAGATCGATTAGGCAAAGTTTGTCAAAATCTGGTCCCTGATGGCTAATGGGCCCGGCAATTGGGCTAACTACTAATGTGTGGATACAACTCATTTTGTATGGTTGGATTGTTAGATGCAAACAAATGGGTCTCACTCGGTGGGTGAAGCTTCAAGCTGGCTGATGACATAACTTGATAGCAGTGTAACACACATAAATAGACATGTTACGTTCTATTCTTGGCTATCTGATATAAATCGTTagttttttcataaaatactgtttaattttagttttttaaacaactatcttttactaaaaaaatattaacatcaatagtttattaattgataataataagcTCTCTAAAACTGTATGCCAAATTCACAGTGAAATTTAAAAAGTGAATTAAATAGCTACAAGAGAAAGGTTGAATTAAAAAGTGATGTTTCTAGCACTCCAGTGGCAGTCTCAACTTTCATATGAATCTTCGAAAGTATATATGTTAACCATGACAATATCCTTGTTGGTGGTGATGTTTACATGCAAGACAACTAGCTAGTTAGCTTTTAAAGACATTATGAAAATTGCTCGGAATCGTTTCTTTAACTTTCGTTATCGAAACGGAAGAACTATACTAAGTCAATAAAGTCGTTCAACAGGCTAAAACATTTTTCAAAGGCTTTtaacaaggaaaaaaaaaagtggttaaATTAAGAAACAAGATAAATTATGATTGTTATTTAACATTGTAAAAGGAAATTCTTTTTCTAAGTTTTATAGAAAAAGTCAACAGAAACATAcagtttaaaactttttaaacaagtaataagaAAGTACAATACtcttaaaaatgaataattctTTAATAGTAAGtaattatatacacatatattctttttcccaatttataaaaatcaaaataataactgAAGACAAGTTAAATACACACATAAATTTTTTTcctaatttataaaaatcaaatatattaccaaacaaaaaaatacatatgaaaCAACGTgttaaaaaaacaatcaaaagtttaataaaaaaaaaaacgtataaaaaaaatgcttataaccaatatagaaatataaatattaaagaaagaacaaactttaaaatataaagatacaaaagacatgtaaaaaaaaatgtttgagaCAGAGAAATTTAAAAGTATAGAAAATAGATgggaaaaaaaacatttttaaaatccttaattaaaaagacataaaataacaaaacaggAGGGGAGTAAAAATATCAAAACCTTAGACCTCTCAATTAATAAGCAGCACCCAGACCACCCCAActaaaaactattattatttttaccgCACAAACTAAATATACAAGCAAACCGAGTTTTTTTACTGTTCACTTCCATGACTTTTATTAAaggtatataatatttatgtgGCGCCATATAGGCCGACCAATGAATTAGTATCCCGACCAAATTATCCGCAACGATGTCGCTGCGGAAAGTCTTGTACGATATTCCGTACACTAATGACTATGACAGTCAACAATGACTTTTGTCCTACTCGAATTTTCGCAACGACATCGTTGCGGATAGTCTAGGAGGACAAAAGTCATTGTCGACTATCATAGACAATAGTGTTGTTTTGTCCTTATTAAACTATCCGCGGCGATGTCATTGTGGAAAGTCGAGTAGGACAAAACGACACTGTTGACTATGACAATCAACAGTGTCGTTGTGTAGTTATATACTGCGTTCTATCGTTCATTTGTTCATTCAATTGTTATATACTTTCTATCGCTCTCATTTCGTTTATAGATTCTACTTCTTCATTCGATCTTCAGGTTTGTATTCATACatacttataatatatatatatatatatatatatgtttaatcatattattaatataaatgtgTTTTCAGATGGATTATTTTGAGAATATGTGGGAAGATATGAGTgatcaaaattttgagtttcaCTTAGAAGAGCACGATGAAGAATATGAGACCTCGGAGGTGGCCCCCCAATTTGACTACGACGCAAACGATTTCTACACCGAGGAGGTATagttaaatgatgacatcaactttttttttttaaatttttatcacaATAATGAGTTTTGTTTGTTTCGGGAACACCTTTACTATTTCAGGTGTTTAATTCACACGAAGAACTGTTCAACTGGGCCGAATTTACATACCAAAAACGGTATGGATATAATCGAAACACCAGCTGCGAAGGAGATGGTGGCCGGAAAATCATTGCTGAAAGTACGGGTGAAAGCGGGATGACGAGCACCTTAATCGCGCCTGATGACTGGGATGGTGGTAAGAAAATTGGCTGTCGAAAGTTTGCCAGAATCTTGGCCGGAATAATTAGAGAAAAGGGGGTGAATTTGTGATTTTTGGGTTTGAAGATGGGAGAGTTTTGGGTGTTTTCGTTCGgccaaagaaagaaagaaaaagaaagaggggGTGAAGGATAAGAAACATACGGTTTATTTTGAATAACGAATTTCTAGGAGACTTTCCGCAACAATGTG
It encodes:
- the LOC122606681 gene encoding root phototropism protein 2, whose amino-acid sequence is MAAHTNRVSLAMERTGQWVFSQDIPTDILIQVGEAKFPLHKFMLVAKSNYIRRLILESKEADMGRLDLSNIPGGAEIFEKAAKFCYGINFEITVHNVAALRCAAEYLDMTDQYCDGNLAGRTDDFLVQVALTSLSGAVVVLKSCEDLLPIAEHINIVQRCVEVASAKACNEANFPSRSPPNWWTDELSIVHITFFEKIIASMKARGAKTLTLASAIITYTERSLPDLVRDHSGSGIKASISISSTTRNQQKQLLNSIVALLPVENHRASFPISFLCCLLRTAIFLENDDVCKKQLEKRISGMLEHVTVDDLLVLSYTFDGERLFDLESVRKIISGFVEKEKSVSVFNGGDFREVASTAMLRVAKTVDAYLGEIATASELSISKFNGIANLVPKNARKFDDDLYRAIDIFLKAHPNLDEIEREKVCSVMDPFKLSYEARVHASQNKRLPVQIVLHALYFDQLQLRSGKNETNVPDALSMRSQVQADVSLAKENEALRSELLQMKAFISDLQHKGQVGSTSARIGNPKKPTFFSSMSKKFGKLNPFKHGSKDTSNIEEGDEHEHTKPRRRRFSIS